A genome region from Nitrosopumilus oxyclinae includes the following:
- a CDS encoding ATP-binding protein translates to MSLGFVIGESKPTIVTAITSRALSVGEYIKISTDEGEILGLVERSSVSSAAFTDVRNFDEASESTEIAELNKRDKTFTAHIGILGFLKNLRKGQSIIPAIPPIPGTEITLPSEQDLKEIFSPEKEGWVSIGNLLRNKSIDAKVNLDKIVSRHLGILAMTGMGKSNLVSLITKQISKLKGTVIIFDYHNDYTSLNIPRINVIDAKINPRLLDADQLSEVLEIRDGANVQQRVLRMAFTKHVKESKEFWSKLENEVEFIVNSEDKKLKEIRTSAYRVQDIIEDAQRRFEDILDPDMGDPISFIKEGRTNILNISELSEKQANVAVAFYLQQLLKDRKDASIARHRKTKRERNFRFNSPIFVIIEEAHVFIPKDHDTSAKYWAAKIAREGRKFGLGLGVVSQRPRSVDLNVLSQMGSFAIMKIIQEDDQRQIASATESTSRELIAQLTSLNVGDAVLVGQWTNLPSLVHVEEVKEKVMGADQSAVNAWAKAEKMNEVAVESTQGLVQKDLLLD, encoded by the coding sequence TTGAGTTTAGGTTTTGTAATTGGGGAATCAAAACCTACAATTGTTACAGCAATCACATCAAGAGCGTTATCAGTAGGAGAATATATCAAAATTAGTACAGATGAAGGAGAAATCTTAGGACTAGTAGAAAGATCGTCAGTATCAAGTGCAGCATTTACAGATGTAAGGAATTTTGATGAAGCTTCAGAAAGTACTGAAATTGCTGAATTAAACAAAAGAGACAAAACTTTCACTGCACATATTGGAATTTTAGGATTTTTAAAAAATCTAAGAAAAGGTCAATCAATCATACCTGCAATTCCCCCAATTCCAGGCACAGAAATTACTTTGCCAAGTGAACAAGACTTGAAAGAAATTTTCAGTCCAGAAAAAGAAGGATGGGTAAGTATTGGAAATCTTTTACGAAATAAATCAATTGATGCCAAAGTGAATTTGGATAAAATTGTGTCAAGACATTTAGGAATTCTTGCAATGACAGGTATGGGTAAAAGTAATCTAGTATCATTAATTACAAAACAAATTTCAAAATTAAAAGGAACTGTAATAATTTTTGATTATCACAATGACTATACAAGTCTAAACATTCCACGAATTAATGTAATTGATGCAAAGATTAATCCCAGACTATTAGATGCTGATCAGTTATCAGAAGTATTAGAAATCAGAGACGGTGCTAATGTTCAACAACGTGTTTTGAGAATGGCATTTACAAAACATGTAAAAGAATCAAAAGAATTTTGGAGTAAATTAGAGAATGAAGTAGAATTTATTGTAAATTCTGAAGATAAAAAATTAAAAGAAATTAGGACATCAGCATATAGAGTTCAAGACATTATAGAAGACGCTCAGAGAAGATTTGAAGATATTTTAGATCCAGATATGGGAGACCCAATTAGTTTCATCAAAGAAGGTAGAACAAATATTCTAAATATTTCAGAACTATCTGAAAAACAGGCAAATGTAGCAGTTGCATTTTATCTACAGCAATTACTCAAAGATAGAAAAGATGCAAGTATTGCAAGACACAGAAAAACTAAGAGAGAAAGAAATTTCAGATTTAATTCACCAATTTTTGTAATCATTGAAGAAGCGCATGTCTTCATTCCAAAAGACCACGACACTAGTGCAAAATATTGGGCTGCTAAAATTGCCAGAGAAGGTCGAAAGTTCGGGCTGGGGTTAGGAGTTGTTTCTCAGCGACCCAGAAGTGTGGATCTTAACGTTCTCAGTCAGATGGGATCATTTGCAATAATGAAAATAATTCAAGAAGATGACCAGCGACAAATAGCCTCAGCAACAGAGTCAACTAGTCGTGAATTAATTGCTCAATTAACATCACTAAACGTAGGAGACGCAGTTCTTGTTGGACAATGGACTAATCTTCCATCATTGGTTCACGTGGAAGAGGTAAAAGAGAAGGTAATGGGGGCAGATCAAAGTGCAGTTAATGCATGGGCAAAAGCAGAAAAAATGAATGAGGTTGCAGTGGAATCAACTCAAGGGTTGGTACAAAAAGATTTGTTATTAGACTAA
- a CDS encoding DNA repair exonuclease, producing the protein MLFSHISDTHLGLVQYGSEERAQDVYDVFNQAIDTSIKDHVDFVIFAGDIFHVPNPNGTAIIQMANGLKRLKQNNIDTFFILGEHDISRIRTTPIPYVYHNLEFSKYIGQGIPIEYKGILLAGFDKIRKAEILQYEEKFAAIDNKVKDHSGHKILILHQGITEFNKFAGEIQSTDLPKNFTYYAMGHLHDKDVKQFSHLSGPVVYPGSIELTTSEGIKETKKGFFEVDISGKDAIPNWIELDARPQISFKTEYQDLEKTIGEISEKIVTEGKKPIVEVKIQGENIETDHIQAQIARLNSLVLRCFWRISTKQISDSSIFLDRPNVIDDEMYRLSVDALGSEQSAKFAIKELLPILATGEIKEASQLVFENFEKFKKETKS; encoded by the coding sequence ATGTTATTTTCACACATTTCAGATACGCATTTGGGATTAGTTCAGTACGGTTCAGAAGAACGTGCACAAGATGTCTATGATGTATTTAATCAAGCAATAGATACATCAATTAAAGATCATGTTGATTTTGTAATTTTTGCAGGAGATATTTTTCATGTTCCAAATCCAAATGGAACTGCAATTATACAAATGGCAAATGGATTAAAAAGATTAAAACAAAATAACATTGATACATTTTTTATTTTAGGAGAACATGACATTAGTAGAATTAGAACTACACCAATACCATATGTTTACCATAATTTAGAATTTTCAAAATATATCGGTCAAGGAATCCCCATAGAGTACAAAGGAATACTTTTAGCAGGATTCGATAAAATAAGAAAAGCAGAAATTTTACAATATGAAGAAAAATTTGCTGCAATAGACAACAAAGTCAAAGATCATTCAGGTCATAAAATTTTGATCTTACATCAAGGCATCACAGAATTCAACAAGTTTGCAGGAGAGATACAATCAACAGACTTGCCAAAAAACTTCACGTATTATGCAATGGGACATCTTCATGATAAAGATGTCAAACAATTTAGCCATCTAAGTGGACCAGTAGTTTACCCGGGGTCCATAGAATTAACAACTAGTGAGGGAATTAAAGAAACGAAGAAAGGGTTCTTTGAAGTAGACATCTCAGGAAAAGATGCAATTCCAAATTGGATTGAACTAGATGCAAGACCCCAAATTTCATTTAAAACAGAATATCAGGATTTGGAAAAAACGATAGGGGAAATCTCTGAAAAAATAGTAACTGAAGGAAAAAAGCCAATTGTTGAAGTGAAAATTCAAGGCGAAAACATAGAAACAGACCATATTCAGGCACAAATAGCCAGACTAAACTCATTGGTTTTGAGGTGTTTTTGGAGAATTAGTACAAAACAGATTTCAGACTCCTCAATATTTCTAGACAGACCAAATGTAATTGATGATGAAATGTACAGATTATCTGTAGATGCACTAGGTTCTGAGCAATCAGCAAAATTTGCAATAAAAGAACTACTTCCAATTTTAGCAACAGGTGAAATTAAAGAAGCATCACAACTAGTTTTTGAAAATTTTGAAAAATTCAAAAAGGAGACCAAGTCTTGA
- a CDS encoding AAA family ATPase gives MITSIELGDFLAHSNTKLEFENGVTVFVGDNGAGKSSIIDAITFALFGQHTRKSNKGLIKRGSNQGFAKISFSINDKQFEAVRKIDSKGALAATFAEVVNGERVEIAAGERKQFGESMTQEVEKVIGLDFEKLKIASIVQQGELNAIINAKPKEFKELLNAIIGIDKLDVASEVMKTVNKEFREKIRDSIGYDDTHIEILFRELERYQKEIKKSKPEKKNLEIKQEQLKKEVDNLRTKVETEAPKIDKINQLELRKKELSSYAKEAIQEIQREISENERKIHDCEGCFEHAVLKSDLESKILKVEEAIDETLKQIQEMTNQTISLKEKLSLASKLQLKDNKCPVCDSNVEKLNPLFQENHLRQEITDIESQIISKEKEKVMYNQKKKEFSTKLQIARDAEATLRAHSINSKEELMKIQEEVKAKKQRIPLTTNGSLLEISTIDSHAKMIYENISKLEEETVGFDQQEFNSLKILINEKQMSLSQIDQQIGGISEKISKGEEQINIIEKAITELKVVKEYVSNLNDIQTNIFSRDGPVATSLRSWALNTISAKASEYLTLLNTKIQRIMLSEKTRDISIACYSKTEVLELESLSGGEKVSVALALRLGMSSLLGASNLNLMILDEPTTHLDAERKKSLVGVLSQLSDISNSETRMQFLIITHDAEIFEDSTVEQIYRFESSEQGSKVTAL, from the coding sequence TTGATCACATCAATAGAGTTAGGAGATTTTTTAGCTCACTCAAATACAAAACTAGAATTTGAAAATGGGGTCACAGTGTTTGTTGGAGATAATGGTGCTGGGAAATCAAGTATCATAGATGCCATTACATTTGCATTGTTTGGTCAGCATACTAGAAAATCAAACAAAGGATTGATAAAACGTGGATCAAATCAAGGATTTGCAAAAATTAGTTTTTCCATCAATGACAAACAATTCGAAGCTGTAAGAAAAATCGATAGTAAGGGAGCTCTAGCTGCAACATTTGCTGAAGTGGTGAATGGTGAACGCGTGGAGATTGCAGCAGGGGAAAGAAAACAATTTGGAGAATCAATGACTCAAGAAGTTGAAAAAGTAATTGGTTTAGATTTTGAAAAATTAAAAATTGCTTCAATTGTTCAGCAGGGGGAATTAAATGCAATAATTAATGCCAAACCAAAAGAGTTCAAAGAATTATTAAATGCAATCATAGGAATTGACAAGCTTGATGTAGCATCAGAAGTAATGAAGACAGTAAACAAAGAATTTCGAGAGAAAATTCGAGACTCCATAGGATATGATGATACACATATTGAGATTCTATTTCGAGAATTAGAAAGATATCAAAAAGAAATTAAAAAATCAAAACCAGAAAAAAAGAATTTAGAAATAAAACAAGAACAACTGAAAAAAGAAGTAGATAATCTAAGAACAAAAGTAGAGACAGAAGCACCAAAAATAGATAAAATCAATCAACTAGAATTGAGAAAAAAAGAGCTATCATCATATGCAAAAGAAGCAATTCAAGAGATCCAGCGCGAAATTAGCGAAAATGAGCGTAAAATTCATGATTGTGAGGGTTGTTTTGAGCATGCAGTGCTAAAATCAGACTTGGAATCTAAAATTCTAAAAGTCGAGGAGGCCATCGATGAAACACTCAAACAAATTCAAGAAATGACAAACCAGACAATATCGTTAAAAGAAAAATTATCACTGGCATCAAAACTTCAATTAAAAGACAACAAATGTCCAGTTTGTGATTCAAATGTAGAAAAATTAAATCCATTATTTCAAGAAAATCATCTTCGTCAAGAAATTACAGATATTGAAAGCCAAATTATTTCAAAAGAAAAAGAAAAAGTCATGTATAATCAAAAAAAGAAAGAGTTTTCAACAAAATTACAAATTGCAAGAGATGCTGAAGCAACACTTAGAGCTCATTCAATTAACAGTAAAGAAGAATTAATGAAAATACAAGAAGAGGTCAAAGCTAAAAAACAAAGAATTCCTTTAACAACTAATGGAAGTTTACTTGAAATATCAACTATAGATTCTCATGCAAAAATGATTTATGAAAATATTTCAAAGTTAGAAGAGGAAACTGTAGGCTTTGATCAACAAGAATTTAATTCTCTAAAAATTTTAATTAATGAAAAACAAATGAGTTTATCTCAAATAGATCAACAGATTGGTGGGATTTCAGAGAAAATTTCTAAAGGGGAAGAGCAAATAAACATAATTGAAAAAGCAATTACAGAATTAAAGGTCGTAAAAGAATATGTTTCAAACCTTAATGATATTCAAACAAATATCTTCAGTAGGGATGGACCTGTTGCTACAAGCTTAAGATCTTGGGCATTAAACACAATTTCTGCCAAAGCATCAGAATATCTGACATTACTAAATACTAAAATTCAAAGAATTATGCTATCAGAAAAAACAAGAGACATTTCAATAGCATGTTATTCAAAAACCGAAGTTTTAGAATTAGAATCCCTAAGTGGTGGTGAAAAAGTCAGTGTTGCACTTGCATTACGATTAGGCATGTCAAGTCTGCTCGGAGCATCAAATCTTAATTTGATGATTTTGGATGAGCCAACAACACACCTTGATGCTGAACGTAAAAAATCTCTAGTCGGAGTATTATCACAATTATCAGATATTTCTAATTCAGAGACTAGAATGCAATTCCTAATTATTACTCACGATGCAGAAATTTTTGAAGATTCAACAGTAGAACAGATTTACAGATTTGAATCAAGTGAACAAGGAAGTAAAGTTACAGCACTCTAG
- a CDS encoding Kazal-type serine protease inhibitor domain-containing protein: protein MNFSYGVIGIVGVLAAITIGFIAMDPTGIIEPRIVAEEKPVACTMQWDPMCGVDGVTYGNMCMLNAADKKLDYSGECVTDSKSNMKPCTKDYRPVCGVDGKTYGNMCTLESSGISFDYEGECIVVQPKVEPKVEPKVEPKVEPKVEPKVEPKVEPKVEPLPMTAIVSVPAGSAVPGCDDTNECYLPYETNVAKGATVSWINDDSAAHTVTSGLPGTPDGVFDSSLFMAGAVYEFTFDDAGTYDYYCMVHPWMTGIVNVN from the coding sequence ATGAATTTTTCTTATGGAGTAATTGGTATTGTAGGTGTTCTTGCAGCAATAACTATTGGATTCATAGCCATGGATCCAACTGGAATTATTGAACCAAGAATAGTTGCTGAGGAAAAACCAGTTGCATGTACAATGCAATGGGATCCTATGTGTGGAGTAGATGGTGTAACTTATGGAAATATGTGTATGTTGAATGCTGCTGATAAAAAATTAGATTATTCAGGTGAATGTGTTACTGATTCTAAATCAAACATGAAACCATGTACAAAAGACTATAGGCCTGTATGTGGAGTTGATGGTAAAACTTATGGAAATATGTGTACTTTGGAATCTTCTGGAATTTCATTTGATTATGAGGGTGAGTGTATAGTGGTACAACCAAAAGTTGAACCAAAAGTTGAACCAAAAGTTGAACCAAAAGTTGAACCAAAAGTTGAACCAAAAGTTGAACCAAAAGTTGAACCAAAAGTTGAACCATTACCAATGACTGCTATTGTTTCAGTTCCTGCAGGATCTGCAGTTCCAGGATGTGATGATACAAATGAATGCTATTTGCCTTATGAGACTAATGTTGCAAAGGGTGCAACTGTTTCTTGGATTAATGATGATTCAGCAGCTCACACTGTAACAAGTGGATTGCCTGGAACTCCTGATGGTGTATTTGATAGTAGCTTGTTTATGGCAGGTGCTGTTTACGAATTCACTTTTGATGATGCTGGAACTTATGATTATTACTGTATGGTTCATCCTTGGATGACTGGAATAGTAAATGTAAACTAG
- a CDS encoding HEAT repeat domain-containing protein — MQVITEDRMALFAEMESKYEQKDTEYFISLLEHPDYVVRTRVACILVDFGGEDKVPHIAKVLKNDENELVRHEAAFALGQMSYSSAIPPLTDATLNDPSMFVRHEAAIALGVVGSKEAKEALQKALNDPEHPVVESAVVALSNIEFMEKLSKNEKFAKLTGG; from the coding sequence ATGCAGGTAATTACTGAAGATAGGATGGCACTTTTTGCAGAGATGGAATCAAAATATGAACAAAAAGATACTGAATATTTTATTTCTCTTTTAGAACATCCAGATTATGTTGTTAGAACAAGAGTTGCATGTATTTTAGTTGATTTTGGTGGAGAAGATAAAGTTCCACATATTGCTAAAGTTTTAAAAAATGATGAAAATGAATTAGTTCGACATGAGGCAGCTTTTGCTTTAGGTCAAATGTCCTATTCTAGTGCTATTCCACCATTAACTGATGCAACTCTTAATGATCCTAGTATGTTCGTACGTCATGAAGCTGCAATAGCTTTGGGTGTTGTCGGTTCTAAAGAAGCAAAAGAAGCTCTTCAAAAGGCTCTAAACGATCCAGAACATCCCGTCGTTGAATCTGCAGTTGTAGCATTATCTAATATTGAATTTATGGAAAAGTTAAGTAAGAACGAAAAGTTTGCAAAGTTGACAGGTGGATGA
- a CDS encoding peroxiredoxin family protein, with protein MGIKIGEKAPNFGVSEWVQGAPTNFDQEKDHIVLLEVFQVNCPGCFMNAIPEAIEIYNKYKDEGVRVLGLATAFEDFDKNTLDNLKMLAETGEVIGETKDALSSYGQLKDGNKLSYKIPFPLAMDNLTKTSGEINQEKIMEFIYPQIPDFDSQPDEYKNQIIERVKSYMKSKEYSAETFEKFSLQGTPSMIIVDRKGILRDVSFGQSGHVDAIIQKLINEN; from the coding sequence ATGGGCATAAAAATTGGCGAAAAAGCACCAAATTTCGGAGTTTCTGAATGGGTACAAGGAGCTCCAACAAATTTTGATCAAGAAAAAGATCACATAGTATTGCTAGAAGTCTTCCAAGTGAATTGCCCAGGATGTTTCATGAATGCAATTCCTGAAGCAATTGAGATCTATAATAAATACAAAGACGAAGGTGTTCGAGTTTTAGGTTTAGCTACTGCTTTTGAAGATTTTGATAAAAATACATTAGATAATTTGAAAATGCTTGCTGAAACAGGTGAAGTAATTGGAGAAACAAAAGATGCACTTTCATCATATGGCCAATTAAAAGATGGGAATAAGCTTTCATATAAAATTCCATTTCCATTGGCAATGGATAATCTCACAAAAACCTCTGGAGAAATTAATCAGGAAAAAATCATGGAGTTTATCTATCCTCAAATTCCAGATTTTGACTCACAACCAGATGAATACAAAAATCAAATCATTGAAAGAGTGAAAAGTTACATGAAATCTAAAGAATATTCAGCCGAGACATTTGAAAAATTCTCCCTACAAGGAACACCATCGATGATAATAGTAGACAGAAAAGGGATTCTCAGAGATGTGTCATTTGGACAATCAGGTCACGTTGATGCCATAATTCAGAAATTGATAAATGAAAATTAA
- a CDS encoding 50S ribosomal protein L15e — MPSYQDQTWIRLWKENSPEIRERVIGWRKQNAVTRIDKPSRLQRARRLGYKAKQGIIVVRMRVGTGGMRKQRPTGGRRPKHLGVTRIKADDDMKTVANRRVIQRYPNMKFLGSYFVYKDGKHYWFEVILADPDHPRIAQDKEITKRIPRTA; from the coding sequence ATGCCTAGTTATCAAGACCAGACGTGGATCAGACTATGGAAAGAAAATTCCCCTGAAATACGTGAACGTGTAATTGGATGGCGTAAACAAAATGCAGTCACTCGTATTGACAAGCCAAGTAGATTACAACGGGCTAGACGATTAGGTTACAAAGCAAAACAAGGTATCATTGTAGTTAGAATGAGAGTTGGTACTGGTGGTATGAGAAAACAAAGACCAACTGGTGGTAGAAGGCCAAAACATCTGGGTGTTACCAGAATCAAGGCAGATGATGATATGAAAACTGTTGCAAATAGAAGAGTTATTCAGAGATATCCAAACATGAAGTTTTTAGGATCTTATTTTGTCTATAAGGATGGAAAACATTATTGGTTTGAAGTAATTTTAGCAGATCCTGATCATCCTCGAATTGCACAGGATAAAGAAATAACCAAAAGAATCCCTAGAACTGCATAA
- a CDS encoding DUF432 domain-containing protein, producing the protein MSKEENFSGYGMYDVSDKLDLVLPKTEIHITRKLDGRLSYYRKNSTSQEIRKSIQQSNKDTKIELCPVLPLHLPAKKTNDLIFLRLEESLFVEKNSTVNVLIQFPIEIGIFVINSSDNSKELFDCFTCEPMHSRFALYGTPEKGNLCMYSKVKLLENNESNPYVFAKMKVTLSNELSQGAFVGKIVFPITSHVIYYRDNSHEVHIDDVKCVIKQDVGKDIIEIDREDYSTKEENLNIVSYAVKKEKSSFMMDKGFD; encoded by the coding sequence TTGAGTAAAGAAGAGAATTTTTCAGGTTATGGAATGTATGATGTTTCAGATAAACTAGATTTAGTATTACCTAAAACAGAAATTCACATTACACGCAAGTTGGATGGAAGACTATCATATTATAGAAAAAACTCTACAAGCCAAGAAATTCGAAAATCAATTCAGCAATCAAATAAAGATACCAAAATTGAATTATGTCCAGTCTTACCGCTTCATCTTCCAGCTAAAAAAACAAATGATTTAATTTTTCTTAGACTAGAAGAATCCCTCTTTGTAGAAAAGAATTCAACAGTAAATGTATTGATTCAGTTTCCAATCGAAATTGGTATTTTTGTGATTAATTCAAGTGATAATTCAAAAGAACTCTTTGATTGTTTTACCTGTGAGCCAATGCATTCTAGATTTGCATTGTATGGAACCCCTGAGAAAGGAAATCTTTGCATGTACTCCAAAGTCAAACTTTTGGAAAACAATGAATCTAATCCATATGTTTTTGCTAAAATGAAAGTTACATTATCTAATGAACTAAGCCAAGGAGCATTTGTAGGAAAGATTGTATTTCCAATTACTTCTCATGTCATCTACTATCGTGATAATTCACATGAAGTACATATTGATGATGTTAAATGTGTGATAAAACAAGATGTTGGTAAAGATATCATTGAAATTGATCGTGAAGACTATTCAACTAAAGAAGAAAATTTGAATATTGTATCCTATGCTGTAAAAAAAGAAAAATCATCATTTATGATGGATAAGGGGTTTGATTAA
- a CDS encoding mechanosensitive ion channel family protein — MMFEILDMQLMDGLSVWGLLIIGILVSAGVIVARIARMIFNKKFAPTMPVHTVKTLNKLIYYGIIIIFLLAATASQGFDIGGLVVGAGFMGIVIGFAAQSVVSNMISGAFLLIEKPVKQGDTVEVVDVNVTGKLIDINTFSSKVQQFDGTVVRIPNEKMFTSNLRTFILSEVRRSEVTVGIGYGENIDNAIRVIKNAIENNVVYSLMEPAPQFSISELADNSVNILVRVWYPRDDLLEVMPNLLKVIKNALDDAEIEIPFPQRVVWNGKESE, encoded by the coding sequence ATGATGTTTGAAATTCTAGACATGCAATTAATGGATGGATTATCAGTATGGGGTCTACTTATCATAGGAATTCTTGTCTCTGCTGGAGTTATCGTTGCACGAATTGCCCGAATGATTTTTAATAAAAAATTCGCACCAACCATGCCAGTACACACTGTAAAAACACTAAACAAACTAATCTATTATGGAATAATCATTATTTTTCTTTTAGCAGCTACTGCAAGTCAAGGGTTTGATATTGGTGGACTAGTTGTAGGGGCTGGATTTATGGGAATTGTGATTGGATTTGCAGCACAATCTGTAGTATCAAACATGATTTCAGGAGCATTCTTGTTAATTGAAAAACCTGTAAAACAAGGAGATACTGTTGAAGTAGTTGATGTAAATGTAACAGGAAAGCTTATTGACATTAACACATTTTCATCCAAAGTTCAGCAGTTTGATGGAACAGTGGTACGCATACCTAATGAAAAAATGTTCACCTCAAATCTTCGAACGTTTATTCTTTCTGAAGTAAGACGAAGTGAAGTTACAGTGGGAATTGGGTATGGTGAAAATATTGACAATGCAATTCGTGTAATTAAAAATGCAATTGAAAACAATGTAGTATATTCATTGATGGAGCCAGCACCACAATTTTCAATTTCTGAGTTGGCAGATAATAGTGTCAACATATTGGTTCGTGTCTGGTATCCTCGTGATGATTTGCTTGAAGTAATGCCTAATTTACTAAAAGTTATCAAAAATGCTCTAGATGATGCAGAAATTGAAATTCCATTCCCACAAAGAGTTGTGTGGAATGGAAAAGAGAGCGAATAA
- a CDS encoding tetratricopeptide repeat protein, producing MKLVLILIILGTISTVFPVVYGLTNLEETQYLDNFTRLYQEKKYEESIIELDKILEVDPDNVTALNKKGNVLLTQGKYVTALQTFERAFTIDPKSFDSMNGLGNSYYNLDRYNDAIKQYEQVLKKDRKNIDALLGSGNVLLKVEQYDDSILFFNLVLAIDPNNLPALIGNANALLSVNQYKLSLSLFEKILEIDLNNIDALNGKGQIFLDLNQYEKSRIAFLAAQEVDPENITTLLGLAELNFLEKKNIKSQKLYETILSIDPDNTRALIGEASVLVELGRFEDAMEYFDEALEVDPNNLDALNGKDMIMNDRVNDSLDLILVVTIIGSITSVVSFFVVLFKIKENAELKAKLTMSNEQIEDLVDKMMKSMGKPQTK from the coding sequence ATGAAATTAGTTCTAATTTTAATAATTTTAGGAACAATTTCAACTGTTTTTCCTGTAGTATATGGTCTAACTAACCTCGAAGAAACTCAATATCTGGATAATTTCACTCGTCTTTACCAAGAAAAAAAATATGAAGAGTCAATTATAGAATTAGACAAAATTTTAGAAGTTGATCCAGATAATGTCACAGCATTAAATAAAAAAGGCAATGTTCTCTTAACTCAAGGAAAATATGTTACTGCGTTACAAACTTTTGAAAGAGCATTTACTATTGACCCAAAAAGCTTTGATTCCATGAATGGTCTTGGTAACTCGTATTATAATTTAGACCGTTATAATGATGCAATAAAACAATATGAGCAAGTTTTAAAAAAAGATCGTAAAAATATAGATGCTCTACTTGGAAGTGGAAATGTGTTGTTAAAAGTAGAACAATATGATGATTCTATTCTGTTCTTTAATCTTGTATTGGCAATAGATCCAAACAATTTACCTGCTCTGATAGGAAATGCAAATGCTCTATTATCTGTCAACCAATACAAACTATCATTAAGTTTGTTTGAAAAGATTCTTGAAATTGATTTAAACAATATAGATGCTCTTAATGGAAAAGGTCAAATATTTTTAGACCTTAATCAATATGAAAAGTCAAGAATTGCTTTTTTAGCTGCACAAGAAGTTGATCCTGAAAATATTACTACATTACTTGGTCTTGCTGAACTAAATTTTTTAGAGAAAAAAAATATCAAATCTCAGAAACTATATGAAACCATTCTTTCCATTGATCCTGATAATACTCGGGCCTTAATTGGAGAAGCATCTGTTCTTGTGGAATTGGGACGATTTGAAGATGCAATGGAGTATTTTGATGAGGCATTGGAAGTAGATCCTAATAATTTAGATGCTCTAAATGGGAAAGATATGATTATGAATGATAGAGTAAATGACTCTCTTGATTTGATTCTAGTGGTTACTATAATTGGAAGTATCACTTCGGTTGTTTCATTTTTTGTTGTTCTATTCAAAATTAAAGAAAATGCTGAATTAAAAGCAAAATTAACTATGTCAAATGAACAGATTGAGGATTTAGTAGATAAAATGATGAAGAGTATGGGGAAACCTCAAACAAAGTGA
- a CDS encoding thr operon leader peptide, whose translation MNKHSIITTIAIIVIVLPFAHWGFSVIGMHQLEYRWDSPGQFNFFTMSNHGEIELCNTVPFWMSFEKFEIVPYFEASNLGSFSVEPSTINPMSSTVQQGIFSSEELSASQHIFITLDFEFDGGDIRLDPNQFIVVVKADIPILGLIPYSSTTQISGFDFDKMMNAEDLSCN comes from the coding sequence ATGAATAAACATTCAATCATTACAACTATTGCAATAATTGTAATAGTTTTGCCATTTGCACATTGGGGATTTAGTGTAATTGGCATGCATCAATTAGAATACAGATGGGACAGCCCAGGACAGTTTAATTTTTTTACAATGTCCAATCATGGAGAAATTGAATTATGTAATACCGTGCCATTTTGGATGAGTTTTGAAAAATTTGAAATCGTCCCATATTTTGAGGCAAGTAATTTAGGTTCATTCTCAGTAGAGCCATCCACAATAAATCCGATGTCATCAACAGTACAACAGGGGATTTTTTCTTCAGAAGAATTATCAGCATCTCAGCATATTTTCATAACATTAGATTTTGAATTTGATGGAGGAGACATTAGACTAGACCCAAATCAATTCATCGTAGTTGTTAAGGCAGATATACCAATTTTAGGATTAATTCCATACTCATCTACAACTCAGATATCAGGTTTTGATTTTGATAAAATGATGAATGCAGAAGATTTGTCTTGTAATTAA